A genomic region of Prionailurus viverrinus isolate Anna chromosome D4, UM_Priviv_1.0, whole genome shotgun sequence contains the following coding sequences:
- the LOC125150513 gene encoding allergen Fel d 4, with protein sequence MKLLLLCLGLILVCAHEEENVVRSNIDISKISGEWYSILLASDVKEKIEENGSMRVFVEHIKALDNSSLSFVFHTKENGKCTEIFLVADKTEDGVYSVVYDGYNIFSIVETVYDEYILLHLLNFDKKRPFQLVEFYAREPDVSQKLKEKFVKYCQEHGIVNIVDLTEVDRCLQARGSEVAQDSSVE encoded by the exons ATGAAGCTGCTGTTGCTGTGTCTAGGGCTGATTCTAGTCTGTGCCCATGAGGAAGAAAACGTTGTGAGAAGCAACATCGATATTTCAAAG ATTTCAGGAGAGTGGTATTCCATTCTCTTGGCTTCAGATGTTAAggaaaagatagaagaaaatggTAGCATGAGGGTTTTTGTCGAACACATCAAAGCCCTGGACAACTCTTCTCTGTCCTTTGTATTTCATACAAA AGAGAACGGAAAGTGTACTGAAATATTTCTGGTTGCTGACAAAACAGAGGATGGTGTATATAGTGTTGTGT ATGATGGATACAATATATTTAGCATAGTTGAAACGGTCTATGATGAGTATATCCTGTTACATCTTCTGAATTTTGACAAGAAGAGACCATTCCAACTGGTAGAGTTCTATG CCCGAGAACCAGATGTGAGCCAAAAACTCAAGGAAAAGTTTGTGAAATACTGCCAAGAACATGGGATTGTTAACATAGTTGACCTGACTGAAGTTG ATCGCTGTTTACAGGCCCGAGGAAGTGAAGTGGCCCAGGACTCCAG tGTTGAGTGA